From the Debaryomyces hansenii CBS767 chromosome F complete sequence genome, the window CCAGAAACTACATGCAAGGAGCtaattaatcaaattgtGTCTAATTTAGAAGAGAATGAAGTTCAACataataagaatatatttaattatgtGAAAAACTTATTCTGGAATAAATTTCCTAAGTGTTATCAAGTTAAGGGTACCCCTTGGATTGAGGATTTAAGACGATACCCGTCACCAAAACTTAAAGTAATATTTGAAGGTGATCCTTTAACAGAAGAAGAGTTGTACCTTTTATTTAGAAGGTATGGATTGATTGTTGATATAATCCCCGTATCCAGCTCCAACCCTACAGCTACGATTATTTTTAAGTATCTCAGATCAGCAGTTTGTGCTAAAAACTGTATTACAGGTATTAGCTTAAATTCGAGTATGACAACTTTAcatttgcaatatattccaattgaaCGTGTAAACTATCTTATGGATTTTATTGTGAACCATCAAAAGATTACAATCCCAGCTATTGTTGCCCTTCTTGCTACACTTGCTGTGCTTATTTTCGACCCGATTAGACAATTATTTATCGAGCAGCATATCACACACAAGTATTCTTTGGAAACTTACAAAGATAACAGATACGTTAAAGTTGTATATTATCCTTATCGTAGCCTCGTTCAATGGCTAAACAATAGTTATgattatattgatgaaaaactCAATCAGGTGTATGAAGGAAAAGGGGACTTAGAAGTTACTTCTGAAGATtctgaaaatatcaatatattgtGGAAtgaaagatttgaaaagattaagcaattgaaattatggatatatgaaaatattaatacattcATCGTTGTAAAAGGTCCAAAGGGTTCAGGGAAGGAAGAATTTGTGTTAGATCACACGTTGAATAATGACGAAAAATTAAAACGTAAAGTTCTTTACATTGACTGTGATGCTTTAGTAAAGGCAAGATCGGACAATGGTCTAATCAAAACGACTGCTCGCCAGTTAGGATATTTTCCTGTTTTTACCTGGACTAACTCCATTTCTCAATTTGTAGATTTGGGTGTCCAGGGTTTGACGGGACAGAAGTCGGGCTTGAGTGAATCAAAGGAAACtcaattaaagaatatgtTCCTGTTGACCACGCAAGCTTTGAGGAATATTGCTCTCTCAGATTACGAAGACTATAGGAATGATACTATTAAGCAACAAAAGAGGCGCACCAGAAAGACTGAAAATAATACTGATGAGAAACCAAGTATTTctgttgaagaagaaattatcaaagaagaagactaCTTACAGCAACATCCTGAGGCGAAACCTATTATTGTagtcaataattttcaaagaaaatcTGATGGCAACAATGACATGATATATAAGCTTATCGCTGAGTGGACGTCACTGTTAGTACAAAGTAACATGTCGCATGTTATATTCATTACTCATGATGTTGGATCGGTTCAGCATTTAACGGATTCGTTGCCTAACCAGGTCTTTAAGACGATTTCCTTATCGGATGCATCCCAAAGAAGTGCTAAGCAATATGTttggaatcaattgaatgatCCTAGTTTAATGAATCCTGACTCTCTTGACAAATATATTGAGCCATTAGGAGGTAGAATGCTTGATTTGCAAGCATTTATCAGGCGTATTAAGTCAGGTGAATCAGCAAATGATGCATTATCTGAAATGGTGAATCAAGCTTCCGAACAGATAACCACcttctttttgaataacaCAGTAGCAAACGAATCTGATAGCAATTGGAACACTGCACAAGTGTGGGCAATTATGAAATTCTTATCTGAGAATGACTCATTTGagtataatgaattgagtAAGATCTCgttatttaaatcatcaaacGAGACATTAGCAACCTTGGCTGCGTTAGAAAAAcatgatttaatttcattcacTCGTGAGAAGGGTGTTTTATCACGTATCTCTACTGGTAGACCATTATATAAAGCGGCATTTAAGGAGCTCATCAATGACCGGAAAGTTTATAAACTCTATGAGACagattattataataaCTTGATAACAATTGAGAGtactaaaatatttaaacttgaagatgaaattaataagatTTCCAGGTTATCCGACATTAagtatttgaagaatagACTTGAATATGTGCTGTCGAAGATTAATACAGCTACAGAAACAATTATGAAATACGAAGAGAAAATAAAGGAGATAGGCAAATTAAACGAGAAAAGCTCATCTTCATTCCTAGGtattaaattcaactaATCATGAATTGTCGTTATATTTttgtatataaatcaaGTCTTTGGAGATTCCGAGGCTTGTCATAAGTATAATTGTATAGTTTACCAATTAATCTAGCAAGTCTTTAGTAATGATTTCGTATGccattcttcttctgataAGCTTCATGTCCTTTTGCCCGTAGGATAACTCTTTCCACTGGGCTACATATTTTGCACATATACATGCAAACACGCCACAATCAAATCCATTCAGTTGTTGGGGGCTTGgcatattcttcattaatgaatatttctCAAAATCTATAGATGAATTTTGCTTTTTGCCTTCTTGAACCATGTAACTTTTGAGTATTTGTAATGCTTGCAAATTACCATTAGAAGacaaagaatcaaaatattggaactttttttctttgttgttTACAACAGCTAACGCCCAATGTGTGCCCATGATATTTATTGGAACTAAAATCAAGTCTTTTTCTGTGACATTCACCTTCTTACGTTTGGACCAACGCGCGACACCTTGGTAACCTTTCAGCTTTAGAGTTGTAAAAAAATGTGTAGTCCAACCAAAGACAGATTGATTTTTGGCTGTTATTAAGTTGAAGTAGAAGTCTATTACGTTATCATTTAGCCATTGTCCATCACATAATGTTTGCAAATCTCGAgtgataatttcaatttgaaatgCAGATGAAACCACAGAGCCTGGAGGCTGATTCCAACATTTATTCACTGTTAGTAGATGTTCCTTAGACAATGGAACTAATCTAGTTTTCAAGAACTCCctttcttttgaaattaacTTTTGTCTCTCTTTTCTTTCCCTAAAGATATCAGATATGCCatcaacaaagaaattatcTATGAGGGTATCCACTAAGGAATACttattttttgatattggCTC encodes:
- a CDS encoding DEHA2F20108p (similar to uniprot|P32843 Saccharomyces cerevisiae YMR302C PRP12 Integral inner mitochondrial membrane protein with similarity to exonucleases), with amino-acid sequence MSGYQRPFIRNYASDVEDLKKEADRLETDKSASTTGVLDYEKQSEVVLYFDHIYPMPISGLSLKRKFLSPIQNRVTTDDLKQKVLDLSSTDSNPLPENTKISEFVPLKRDAGAFVKFEVPPETTCKELINQIVSNLEENEVQHNKNIFNYVKNLFWNKFPKCYQVKGTPWIEDLRRYPSPKLKVIFEGDPLTEEELYLLFRRYGLIVDIIPVSSSNPTATIIFKYLRSAVCAKNCITGISLNSSMTTLHLQYIPIERVNYLMDFIVNHQKITIPAIVALLATLAVLIFDPIRQLFIEQHITHKYSLETYKDNRYVKVVYYPYRSLVQWLNNSYDYIDEKLNQVYEGKGDLEVTSEDSENINILWNERFEKIKQLKLWIYENINTFIVVKGPKGSGKEEFVLDHTLNNDEKLKRKVLYIDCDALVKARSDNGLIKTTARQLGYFPVFTWTNSISQFVDLGVQGLTGQKSGLSESKETQLKNMFSLTTQALRNIALSDYEDYRNDTIKQQKRRTRKTENNTDEKPSISVEEEIIKEEDYLQQHPEAKPIIVVNNFQRKSDGNNDMIYKLIAEWTSSLVQSNMSHVIFITHDVGSVQHLTDSLPNQVFKTISLSDASQRSAKQYVWNQLNDPSLMNPDSLDKYIEPLGGRMLDLQAFIRRIKSGESANDALSEMVNQASEQITTFFLNNTVANESDSNWNTAQVWAIMKFLSENDSFEYNELSKISLFKSSNETLATLAALEKHDLISFTREKGVLSRISTGRPLYKAAFKELINDRKVYKLYETDYYNNLITIESTKIFKLEDEINKISRLSDIKYLKNRLEYVSSKINTATETIMKYEEKIKEIGKLNEKSSSSFLGIKFN
- a CDS encoding DEHA2F20130p (some similarities with uniprot|Q02724 Saccharomyces cerevisiae YPL020C ULP1 Ubl (ubiquitin-like protein)-specific protease that cleaves Smt3p protein conjugates), whose amino-acid sequence is MDIRESSLGESNPLLVRNRLGRDVSRKVNAVNLVDGESESEQTESSSNGHSITEPTNSRYGTAKDNVSSSTNYEEVIYDTVSSILSKVFQLLSLVYETSHRVYIKHRERNAAARIDHPLDEIIEDVHSEDRNVKSDTEESVVIVDVRNKPSNNVFEPLLQFDEDEDVNENESHQYGTSLSIAKYSKFTSSRSYTPIVFNGYSQTTTKPDVSNLDILEPSRTNDYDSYVSKFYLPHEPISKNKYSLVDTLIDNFFVDGISDIFRERKERQKLISKEREFLKTRLVPLSKEHLLTVNKCWNQPPGSVVSSAFQIEIITRDLQTLCDGQWLNDNVIDFYFNLITAKNQSVFGWTTHFFTTLKSKGYQGVARWSKRKKVNVTEKDLILVPINIMGTHWALAVVNNKEKKFQYFDSLSSNGNLQALQILKSYMVQEGKKQNSSIDFEKYSLMKNMPSPQQSNGFDCGVFACICAKYVAQWKELSYGQKDMKLIRRRMAYEIITKDLLD